The Chlorocebus sabaeus isolate Y175 chromosome 16, mChlSab1.0.hap1, whole genome shotgun sequence genome window below encodes:
- the MYADML2 gene encoding myeloid-associated differentiation marker-like protein 2, producing MGSAMEPPGSAYLHLGAVTSPVGTARVLQLAFGCTTFSLVAHRGGFTGVQGTFCMAAWGFCFAVSALVVACEFTRLHGCLRLSWGNFTAAFAMLATLLCATAAVLYPLYFTRRECPPEPAGCAARDFRLAASVFAGLLFLAYAVEVALTRARPGQVTSYMATVSGLLKIVQAFVACIIFGALVHDSRYGRYVATQWCVAVYSLCFLATVAVVALSVMGHTGGLGCPFDRLVVVYTFLAVLLYLSAAVIWPVFCFDPKYGEPKRPPDCVRGSCPWDSQLVVAIFTYVNLLLYVADLAYSQRIRFVPSL from the coding sequence CGTGCTGCAGCTGGCCTTTGGCTGCACCACCTTCAGCCTGGTGGCCCACCGGGGCGGCTTCACGGGCGTCCAGGGCACCTTCTGCATGGCTGCCTGGGGCTTCTGCTTTGCTGTCTCCGCACTGGTGGTGGCTTGTGAGTTCACACGGCTCCATGGCTGCCTGCGGCTCTCCTGGGGCAACTTCACCGCCGCCTTCGCCATGCTGGCCACCCTGCTGTGCGCCACGGCTGCTGTCCTGTACCCGCTGTACTTCACCCGGCGGGAGTGTCCCCCCGAGCCTGCCGGCTGTGCTGCCAGGGACTTCCGCCTGGCAGCCAGCGTCTTCGCCGGGCTCCTCTTTCTGGCCTACGCCGTGGAGGTGGCCCTGACACGGGCCCGGCCCGGCCAGGTGACCAGCTACATGGCCACAGTGTCAGGGCTCCTCAAGATCGTCCAGGCCTTCGTGGCCTGCATCATCTTTGGGGCGCTGGTCCACGACAGCCGCTACGGGCGCTATGTGGCCACCCAGTGGTGTGTGGCCGTCTATAGCCTGTGCTTCCTTGCCACAGTGGCCGTGGTGGCCCTGAGTGTGATGGGCCACACAGGGGGCCTGGGCTGCCCCTTTGACCGGCTGGTGGTGGTGTACACGTTCCTGGCTGTGCTCCTGTACCTCAGTGCCGCCGTGATCTGGCCAGTCTTCTGTTTCGATCCCAAGTATGGCGAGCCCAAACGGCCCCCTGACTGCGTTCGAGGCAGCTGTCCCTGGGACAGCCAGCTGGTGGTGGCCATCTTCACCTATGTCAACCTGCTCCTGTACGTCGCTGACCTCGCCTACTCCCAGAGGATTCGCTTCGTGCCCAGCCTGTAG